The Sandaracinaceae bacterium genome includes a window with the following:
- the istA gene encoding IS21 family transposase produces MIDRDQAAEIRRLFFAEHWKKGTIASHLGVHADVVERVIGPLGPEPKARPERPRLLDPYVGFIDEVLERYPKLVSTRIYDMIVERGYAGSLRTLTRHVAEVRPAPKSEVFLRTERLPGEQSQIDWGHVGKLRVPGGERALWVFVIVLAFSRAIWAELVFDLTVHSVRRSLARAAAHFGGATRQWLFDNPKTIVLERQGDLIRYQPDLLSLTATLHVQPRLCGVRKPNQKGGVERAIRYLKDRFFAARLIHSIEHGNEELLRFLDEIAMKRPHPVERERTVADIFEDERRHLLTLPDPMPSVDLVTPVAVDKTATVRFDTNRYSVPPAHARTTLTLVASDTEVRLLDGGEVVAVHARNWGRRQLVETPEHRPEILATKPGARPGKGRERLLAVAPRIDELIALWLHEGRNMGSMIGRTLKLLDLYGERVLAQAVDALLERGSHDLGALAVLCDQARRPQCVALPLELGDHVPDRDVVPHDLGVYDHD; encoded by the coding sequence ATGATCGATCGCGACCAGGCGGCCGAGATCCGTCGCCTCTTCTTCGCCGAGCACTGGAAGAAGGGCACCATCGCATCGCACCTCGGCGTGCACGCGGACGTGGTCGAGCGCGTCATTGGGCCCCTCGGGCCCGAGCCCAAAGCGCGTCCGGAGAGGCCCCGTTTGCTCGACCCCTACGTCGGCTTTATCGATGAGGTGCTCGAGCGCTATCCGAAGCTCGTCTCGACGCGCATCTACGACATGATCGTCGAGCGCGGCTACGCCGGCAGCCTGCGCACGCTGACCCGCCACGTCGCCGAGGTCCGGCCAGCGCCGAAGTCCGAAGTCTTCCTGCGCACCGAGCGGCTGCCGGGCGAACAGAGCCAGATCGACTGGGGCCACGTCGGCAAGCTCCGCGTCCCGGGCGGCGAGCGGGCGCTGTGGGTCTTCGTCATCGTGCTCGCCTTCAGTCGAGCGATCTGGGCCGAGCTCGTCTTCGACCTGACCGTCCACTCCGTCCGCCGCTCGCTCGCCCGTGCAGCAGCGCACTTCGGCGGCGCCACACGGCAGTGGCTCTTCGACAATCCCAAGACCATCGTGCTGGAGCGTCAGGGCGACCTGATCCGCTACCAGCCCGACCTGCTCTCGCTCACGGCCACGCTCCACGTGCAGCCGCGGCTGTGCGGCGTCCGAAAGCCAAACCAGAAGGGCGGTGTCGAGCGCGCGATCCGCTACCTCAAAGACCGCTTCTTCGCGGCGCGGCTCATCCACTCCATCGAGCACGGCAACGAAGAACTGCTTCGCTTTCTCGACGAGATCGCGATGAAGCGCCCCCACCCGGTCGAGCGCGAGCGCACCGTCGCGGACATCTTCGAGGACGAGCGAAGGCACCTGCTGACGCTGCCCGACCCAATGCCGAGCGTCGACCTCGTCACGCCGGTCGCCGTCGACAAGACCGCGACCGTCCGCTTCGACACCAATCGCTACTCGGTGCCGCCGGCCCACGCGCGCACGACGCTGACGTTGGTCGCCAGCGATACCGAGGTGCGTTTGCTCGACGGCGGCGAGGTCGTCGCCGTGCACGCCCGCAACTGGGGCCGCCGACAGCTCGTCGAGACGCCCGAGCACCGCCCCGAGATCCTCGCCACCAAGCCGGGCGCTCGTCCCGGCAAAGGCCGCGAGCGACTGCTCGCGGTGGCTCCTCGCATCGACGAGCTCATCGCGCTGTGGCTGCACGAGGGTCGCAACATGGGCTCGATGATCGGCCGCACGCTGAAGCTGCTCGACCTCTACGGCGAGCGTGTCCTCGCGCAGGCTGTCGACGCCCTGCTCGAGCGCGGGAGTCACGACCTCGGCGCGCTCGCCGTGCTCTGCGATCAGGCGCGGCGGCCGCAGTGCGTCGCCCTGCCGCTCGAGCTCGGCGACCACGTCCCCGATCGCGACGTCGTCCCGCACGACCTCGGGGTGTACGACCATGACTGA
- the cas6e gene encoding type I-E CRISPR-associated protein Cas6/Cse3/CasE, giving the protein MTTHIIRIRCDLPAIYRRIVGERREADLDYAMHAHLRGVFGDLAPHPFRIVETAARDALILGYADHEAAVLEREALSLGWSELASKPMPRLRAGRTVGFELRACPTRRGRHSGPHPKKNPGVREVDAFLAEAWRVGPEKRVDREAVYRGWLGERLERGGAAELIHADLRRFRRLRTLRRTQGDRRRSTLLERPDALLSGLLRVTDPEAFAERLRRGVGRHRAFGFGMLLLRAAA; this is encoded by the coding sequence GTGACCACGCACATAATCCGCATCCGCTGCGACCTGCCCGCCATCTACCGGCGCATCGTCGGTGAACGACGCGAGGCGGACCTCGACTATGCTATGCACGCGCACCTACGGGGGGTCTTCGGGGATCTCGCCCCACATCCTTTTCGCATCGTCGAGACCGCAGCTCGGGACGCTCTCATCCTCGGCTACGCAGACCACGAAGCCGCCGTGCTGGAGCGGGAGGCTCTGTCGTTGGGCTGGAGCGAGCTCGCGAGCAAGCCCATGCCTCGTCTCCGGGCGGGACGGACGGTCGGGTTCGAGCTGCGCGCCTGCCCGACTCGCCGGGGACGTCACAGCGGCCCTCATCCGAAGAAGAACCCGGGCGTGCGCGAGGTCGACGCGTTTCTCGCGGAAGCATGGCGCGTGGGCCCCGAGAAGCGGGTCGATCGGGAGGCGGTCTACCGCGGCTGGCTCGGGGAGCGTCTGGAGCGCGGCGGAGCGGCCGAGCTGATCCACGCCGATCTCCGGCGTTTCCGCCGGCTCCGGACCCTGCGGAGGACGCAAGGAGACCGACGGCGCTCCACGCTCCTCGAGCGTCCGGACGCCCTCCTGTCGGGCCTGCTTCGGGTGACCGACCCAGAGGCATTCGCCGAGCGACTCCGCCGCGGCGTCGGCCGTCACCGCGCCTTCGGCTTTGGCATGCTCCTCCTCCGGGCCGCCGCGTGA
- the cas5e gene encoding type I-E CRISPR-associated protein Cas5/CasD, whose translation MRALLLRLDAPLMSFGGVIVDQHGFTESFPTKSMLTGLCANALGYERRDAERHQDLQGRLEYAARQDREPERMEDYHTVDLGQPHLLDRSWTTRGAPEERRGGAEARRGTHIRYRHYLADGVYTVALTLRGADTTPTLDELAQALCVPARPLSLGRRPCVPSAPVLLGERQGPDLLAILGIEPLCRPRPERAHRARAWWPTRAGLRRGEREVEVCDERDWLNQVHVGRRTVYEGWLEVGGTP comes from the coding sequence GTGAGGGCGCTCCTGCTCCGGCTCGACGCTCCCTTGATGAGCTTCGGCGGGGTCATCGTCGACCAGCACGGCTTCACCGAGAGCTTCCCCACCAAGAGCATGCTCACGGGGCTCTGCGCCAACGCGCTCGGCTACGAGCGTCGAGACGCCGAGCGACACCAAGACCTGCAGGGGCGGCTGGAGTACGCCGCCCGTCAGGACCGAGAGCCCGAGCGGATGGAGGACTACCACACCGTCGACCTCGGTCAGCCCCACCTCCTCGACAGATCCTGGACCACGCGGGGAGCACCGGAAGAACGTAGGGGAGGCGCCGAGGCGCGACGCGGCACCCATATTCGATACCGGCACTACCTCGCCGACGGCGTCTACACCGTGGCCCTCACGCTCCGCGGCGCCGACACCACCCCCACCCTCGACGAGCTCGCCCAGGCGCTGTGCGTCCCCGCGCGACCCTTGAGCCTCGGACGGCGACCCTGCGTGCCGAGCGCACCCGTGCTGTTGGGAGAACGCCAGGGCCCCGATCTCCTCGCCATCCTCGGAATCGAGCCCCTCTGCCGCCCCCGACCGGAGAGAGCCCATCGAGCGCGCGCGTGGTGGCCGACCCGGGCGGGCCTTCGCCGGGGCGAGCGTGAGGTCGAGGTGTGCGACGAACGGGACTGGCTCAACCAGGTCCACGTGGGGCGGCGGACCGTCTACGAGGGTTGGCTCGAGGTGGGGGGGACCCCGTGA
- the cas7e gene encoding type I-E CRISPR-associated protein Cas7/Cse4/CasC, producing the protein MPQFLQIHTLTSYPASLLNRDDVGFAKRIPFGDSVRTRVSSQCLKRHWRTFDGDEGWHGISGAEMSVRSRRTFENHIVSPLIDDGVDPAVARAVGAALLELVLGSAPKEGAALESGQVTVLGLPELRYLREEAASIAQGIEAASAKKLVAEAKKATKQRAKDRDWKKNLHEMKRAAGLDAALFGRMVTSDVLAAGDASIHVAHAFTVHGRKSESDYFSAVDELSQAEGEAGSGHINSTELTSGVFYGYVAVDFGQLVSNLEGCPPSDWGDANLSLAREVIGRFVRLVATVSPGAKRGSTAPYAYAHLVALEHGPAQPRTFANAFLDAVRPTEDPIRRAYEKLAVHLGELDGAYGAPGERASLRIGAGAEELEPAFGAAASLDALSAWAGERLGAA; encoded by the coding sequence ATGCCTCAGTTCCTGCAGATACACACCCTCACTTCCTACCCCGCCTCTCTCCTCAACCGCGACGACGTGGGCTTTGCCAAGCGCATCCCGTTCGGGGACAGCGTCCGGACCAGAGTCTCCTCGCAGTGCCTCAAGCGCCACTGGCGCACCTTTGACGGCGACGAGGGCTGGCACGGCATCTCCGGAGCGGAGATGTCGGTTCGCTCGAGACGCACGTTCGAGAATCACATCGTCTCGCCGTTGATCGACGACGGGGTGGACCCGGCCGTTGCCCGGGCCGTGGGTGCCGCCCTGCTCGAGCTCGTGCTCGGGAGCGCGCCGAAGGAAGGCGCAGCGCTCGAGAGTGGACAGGTCACCGTGCTCGGACTGCCCGAGCTGCGCTATCTTCGCGAAGAGGCAGCGTCGATCGCGCAGGGGATCGAGGCGGCCAGCGCGAAGAAGCTCGTCGCGGAGGCCAAGAAGGCCACCAAGCAGAGGGCCAAGGACCGCGACTGGAAGAAGAACCTCCACGAGATGAAGCGCGCCGCGGGACTGGACGCGGCGCTGTTCGGACGGATGGTCACCAGCGACGTCCTCGCCGCCGGCGACGCCTCGATCCACGTCGCCCACGCGTTCACCGTGCACGGGCGCAAATCCGAATCGGACTACTTCTCCGCCGTCGACGAGCTTAGCCAGGCCGAGGGCGAGGCGGGCTCCGGCCACATCAACTCCACCGAGCTCACCAGCGGTGTCTTCTACGGCTACGTCGCGGTGGACTTCGGGCAGCTCGTCTCGAACCTCGAGGGGTGCCCCCCCAGTGACTGGGGCGACGCCAACCTCTCGCTGGCGCGCGAGGTGATCGGCCGCTTCGTGCGGCTGGTGGCGACCGTCAGCCCAGGGGCCAAACGAGGCTCGACCGCGCCGTACGCCTACGCTCACCTCGTTGCCCTCGAGCACGGCCCCGCGCAGCCACGGACCTTCGCCAACGCCTTCCTGGACGCCGTGCGCCCGACCGAGGATCCGATCCGCCGCGCCTACGAGAAGCTGGCCGTGCACCTCGGCGAACTCGACGGCGCCTACGGCGCACCCGGGGAACGCGCGAGCCTCCGCATCGGCGCCGGCGCCGAAGAACTCGAGCCGGCGTTCGGTGCGGCGGCCTCGTTGGACGCGCTGTCCGCCTGGGCCGGAGAGCGCCTGGGGGCCGCGTGA
- the casB gene encoding type I-E CRISPR-associated protein Cse2/CasB, with the protein MTQEDSTTPARASDATEDAPPRQHEIIGRLAHAIQHETFLSAGDIAELRRMSLELPAPAFWRIVASSLEPILPAGGEARDRAERAWATLISALAHAKGAHSPRPLGRALIEAGVTEDRLEALLRADGAVLPDRLRTVVHLADSRGVSLDFDALARLLLHSPDQSRGQAVRRRIARDYYAALYRKENS; encoded by the coding sequence ATGACTCAAGAAGACTCCACGACACCTGCGCGCGCGTCCGATGCGACCGAGGATGCGCCGCCTCGCCAGCACGAGATCATCGGTCGATTGGCGCACGCCATCCAACACGAGACCTTCCTCTCGGCGGGAGACATCGCGGAACTCCGCAGGATGTCTCTGGAGCTCCCGGCACCCGCCTTCTGGCGGATCGTCGCCTCTTCGCTCGAGCCCATCCTGCCAGCAGGCGGAGAGGCGAGAGACCGCGCCGAACGCGCGTGGGCCACACTGATCTCGGCCCTCGCCCACGCGAAGGGCGCACACTCGCCGCGGCCTCTCGGGCGCGCGCTCATCGAAGCCGGGGTCACCGAGGATCGCCTCGAGGCCCTCTTACGCGCAGACGGAGCCGTGCTGCCCGATCGCCTGCGCACCGTCGTGCACCTCGCGGACAGCCGCGGGGTGAGCCTCGACTTCGACGCCCTCGCGCGTCTGTTACTGCACTCCCCGGACCAGTCGCGCGGGCAGGCGGTGCGCCGCCGCATCGCCCGTGACTACTACGCCGCCCTCTACCGCAAGGAGAACTCTTGA
- the cas3 gene encoding CRISPR-associated helicase Cas3', translated as MEGEVGVWGKLRLDAGVAVAWHPLVDHCLDVAACAEALLERSLLGARLSGLARRESLTPVDRARLVVLAALHDLGKMNRGFQNRGTGGFPQAGHVDEASWLLQSSEGQAVLAPLAAWGDAAYGLLFAAISHHGRPAAVSTAECKSLWEGEPLSRLADFLERLRELVPRAFEDGPPMPDAIALEHGFAGLVMLADWLGSDTRFFRYSEAGDPPRLGFARTQAARALDAIGIATELARSRLSEGIDFARAAGFAANAMQRSVLDLPVRSGPGLTFLESDTGSGKTEAAFARFLGLHRAGEVDGMYFALPTRTAATQLFRRMRGLIQRTYGEDAPPVVLAVPGYLQVDDEVGQRLPGFEVLWNDDPVSRMRYRGWAAENPKRYLAGAIVVGTIDQVLLGGLQTGHAHLRITALTRQLLVVDEVHASDTYMTYLLRNVLALHVAAGGHALLMSATLEGEARVALARVVLKLPVPAFEEASEERYPRVSVVEPAGEHVVYPNEGGRPKDVRWEATPIANDATEIARRACDAARRGAKVLVIRNTVRDCLETQRALEAVAPELSLRCGGVPVPHHSRYATPDRIRLDAAIEAAIGKGSSAGGVVAVATQTVQQSLDLCADWLMTDLCPVDVLLQRLGRLHRHARARPPGFERARAVVLTPESRDLTPLVQPDGSARGPHGLGTVYPDLRALETTWRLVESQLAFRTPDANRELVERALHPSRLSGIEKQHETFERHARAVVGRALADRGLAGLNALDWRKSVVDTRFPSDRRTPTRLGEDDRRIGLEPPIRSALGERITELKLTHWMVHGLSLDDEAAVEPEPDATESGAFTFSLAGARFSYSRLGLEKMD; from the coding sequence ATGGAGGGGGAAGTGGGGGTCTGGGGCAAGCTCCGTCTCGACGCAGGTGTCGCCGTGGCGTGGCACCCGCTCGTCGACCACTGCCTGGACGTAGCCGCATGTGCCGAGGCGCTCCTCGAGCGGTCGCTGCTCGGGGCACGTCTCTCAGGCCTGGCCCGGCGCGAGAGCTTGACTCCGGTCGACCGGGCGCGGCTGGTGGTGCTCGCCGCACTGCACGACCTCGGGAAGATGAACCGGGGCTTCCAGAATAGGGGCACTGGTGGCTTCCCGCAGGCGGGACATGTGGATGAGGCGAGCTGGCTCCTCCAGAGCTCGGAGGGGCAGGCCGTGCTCGCGCCGCTGGCGGCCTGGGGTGACGCTGCGTACGGCCTCCTGTTCGCGGCGATCTCGCACCATGGCCGTCCGGCCGCCGTTTCCACCGCGGAGTGCAAGTCGCTCTGGGAGGGTGAGCCCCTCTCGCGTCTCGCGGACTTCCTCGAGCGGCTACGCGAACTCGTGCCGCGAGCCTTCGAGGACGGCCCGCCAATGCCGGATGCGATCGCACTGGAGCACGGCTTCGCGGGTCTCGTCATGCTTGCCGACTGGCTGGGCTCGGACACCCGCTTCTTCCGCTATAGCGAAGCTGGCGACCCTCCGCGGCTGGGGTTCGCCCGGACTCAGGCGGCCCGGGCGCTCGATGCGATCGGCATCGCGACGGAGCTCGCGCGCTCTCGACTGTCCGAAGGCATCGACTTCGCGCGCGCGGCGGGGTTCGCGGCCAACGCGATGCAGCGGTCCGTGCTCGATCTCCCCGTGCGGTCCGGACCGGGGCTGACGTTCCTGGAGTCGGACACCGGCTCGGGCAAGACGGAGGCGGCTTTCGCGCGCTTCCTGGGCCTTCATCGCGCCGGCGAGGTGGACGGTATGTACTTCGCGCTGCCGACCCGGACGGCGGCCACGCAGCTCTTCCGCCGGATGCGAGGCCTCATCCAGCGCACCTACGGCGAGGACGCACCCCCGGTCGTGCTCGCCGTGCCGGGCTACCTCCAGGTCGACGACGAGGTCGGCCAGCGCCTGCCGGGATTCGAGGTTCTGTGGAACGACGACCCGGTGAGCCGAATGCGCTACCGCGGCTGGGCAGCTGAGAACCCCAAGCGCTACCTCGCCGGCGCCATTGTCGTCGGCACGATCGACCAAGTCCTCCTGGGGGGGCTACAGACAGGACACGCACACCTGAGGATCACCGCGCTCACGCGGCAGCTGCTGGTGGTCGACGAGGTCCACGCCTCCGACACCTACATGACGTATCTGCTCCGGAACGTGCTGGCGCTGCACGTGGCCGCGGGGGGACACGCCCTGCTGATGAGCGCAACGCTGGAGGGCGAAGCCCGCGTCGCGCTCGCGAGGGTCGTCCTGAAGCTGCCGGTCCCCGCGTTCGAGGAGGCGAGCGAGGAGCGCTATCCCCGCGTCTCCGTTGTCGAGCCCGCGGGCGAGCACGTCGTGTACCCGAACGAGGGGGGGCGGCCCAAGGATGTCCGATGGGAAGCGACCCCGATCGCGAACGACGCGACGGAGATCGCTCGTCGCGCTTGCGACGCCGCGAGGCGTGGGGCAAAGGTCCTAGTCATTCGCAACACCGTTCGCGACTGCCTGGAAACGCAGCGGGCGTTGGAGGCGGTCGCGCCCGAGCTCTCGCTTCGGTGCGGTGGCGTCCCGGTGCCGCACCACAGCCGCTACGCTACACCCGATCGGATTCGGTTGGACGCGGCGATCGAAGCGGCGATCGGCAAGGGCTCGAGCGCGGGTGGGGTCGTGGCCGTCGCAACCCAGACCGTCCAGCAATCACTCGACCTCTGCGCCGACTGGCTGATGACCGATCTGTGCCCGGTCGACGTGCTGCTCCAGCGTCTGGGACGGCTCCACCGCCATGCTCGTGCGCGCCCGCCCGGGTTTGAGCGAGCACGAGCGGTAGTACTGACCCCCGAAAGTCGAGACCTCACGCCGCTCGTCCAACCCGACGGGAGCGCGCGAGGACCCCACGGTCTCGGGACCGTCTACCCGGACCTTCGAGCGTTGGAGACCACCTGGCGGCTCGTCGAGTCGCAACTGGCGTTTCGGACCCCCGACGCGAACCGAGAGCTGGTCGAGCGTGCACTCCACCCCTCCCGGCTCTCGGGCATCGAGAAGCAGCACGAGACGTTCGAGCGACACGCCCGAGCGGTGGTGGGGCGGGCGCTGGCGGACCGGGGGTTGGCCGGCCTCAACGCGCTGGACTGGAGAAAATCAGTCGTCGACACGCGGTTTCCGTCAGACCGCCGCACGCCCACGCGTCTCGGAGAAGACGACCGACGGATCGGGCTCGAACCGCCGATCCGATCAGCGCTGGGGGAACGCATCACCGAACTCAAGCTCACGCACTGGATGGTCCACGGCCTCTCGCTCGACGACGAAGCCGCGGTCGAGCCCGAGCCAGACGCAACGGAGTCGGGAGCCTTTACGTTCTCCCTGGCCGGTGCGCGATTCTCGTACTCGCGGCTCGGATTGGAGAAGATGGATTGA